One genomic region from Marinobacter szutsaonensis encodes:
- a CDS encoding Na+/H+ antiporter subunit E, with product MQPAPASPIATFAARAVMLAVVWLMLTLGDPSAWGFGAVVIALVAALSVLLFPPSIHRLRPLGLVQFLTYFLGHSLIAGIDVARRLLTPSLPIRPGEITLSLRLPEGGPRWLLANTLSLMPGTLSVHLEENQLTVHCLDTSDAIEPGVRQAEFQVARAFGITLDPPEGVRA from the coding sequence ATGCAGCCGGCGCCGGCGTCACCTATTGCGACCTTTGCCGCCCGTGCAGTTATGCTCGCCGTGGTTTGGTTGATGTTAACCCTTGGGGACCCCTCGGCCTGGGGATTCGGCGCGGTAGTGATTGCATTGGTCGCCGCACTATCCGTGCTGCTGTTTCCCCCTTCCATCCATCGGCTTCGTCCGCTGGGCCTTGTGCAATTCCTGACTTATTTTCTTGGCCATTCCCTCATTGCCGGCATAGATGTAGCCCGGCGTCTGCTGACACCTTCACTGCCCATCAGACCTGGAGAGATAACGCTCTCCCTCCGTTTGCCGGAAGGTGGCCCTCGCTGGTTGCTTGCAAACACCCTGTCGCTGATGCCGGGAACTCTCAGCGTACACCTGGAAGAGAACCAGCTGACCGTCCACTGCCTGGATACCAGTGATGCGATAGAACCTGGCGTTCGTCAGGCTGAGTTTCAGGTCGCACGAGCCTTCGGAATCACGCTCGATCCGCCGGAAGGAGTCAGAGCATGA
- a CDS encoding c-type cytochrome, whose product MKRTNLSIILAGCVCLSLGSVTVLADSHGKGTMKLAEEKQCMACHTTSEEVPRAPSFQSIAQKYTKDDADRLVQVVLTGGEDHWGSAEMPEMDARAEVSEKEARKLVNWILDMRAEKM is encoded by the coding sequence ATGAAACGGACCAACTTATCAATCATACTGGCGGGCTGCGTTTGCCTTTCCCTTGGCTCAGTGACGGTACTGGCTGACTCCCACGGGAAAGGCACAATGAAACTGGCTGAAGAAAAACAATGCATGGCTTGCCACACCACCAGCGAAGAGGTTCCCCGTGCGCCCTCCTTCCAGAGCATCGCCCAGAAATATACCAAGGACGATGCGGATCGACTGGTTCAGGTCGTTCTTACGGGCGGCGAGGATCACTGGGGCTCCGCGGAAATGCCCGAAATGGATGCCCGTGCAGAAGTGAGTGAAAAGGAAGCAAGAAAGCTGGTGAACTGGATTCTGGATATGCGCGCAGAAAAAATGTGA
- a CDS encoding DUF5602 domain-containing protein: MKSFLFSYPFRWIRVMVLWGFAGAVFAAEPNVFIGAPVAVGNGSAWVMVAANARNEPESVSVVMTKEALQGLPAFDANKPAWEFPISMPEAGPRTGYEHVVLDWNPAGHIPEGVYSVPHFDVHFYLIKNEEREAITFHGDDRQLAMAAPDEQLVPAGYVIPPDAAVDGMGMHGLDPAGGEFHGQPFSHNFIYGYYRSELMFVEPMVSLGYLESLADSTTPVKKPQRYSYPAWYPAAYRIGFDPGKGEYTIALLELQRYD; the protein is encoded by the coding sequence ATGAAATCTTTTCTGTTTTCTTACCCGTTCCGTTGGATTCGGGTGATGGTACTTTGGGGTTTTGCCGGTGCTGTGTTCGCGGCCGAACCAAACGTATTCATTGGTGCGCCCGTGGCGGTGGGTAATGGCTCAGCCTGGGTGATGGTTGCGGCCAATGCCCGGAACGAGCCGGAGTCCGTTTCGGTCGTGATGACCAAAGAGGCCCTGCAGGGGCTCCCGGCATTCGATGCCAACAAGCCTGCCTGGGAGTTTCCGATATCCATGCCGGAGGCGGGCCCCAGAACCGGCTACGAGCATGTCGTCCTTGACTGGAATCCGGCCGGTCATATTCCCGAGGGGGTGTACTCGGTCCCCCATTTCGATGTTCATTTCTATCTGATCAAGAATGAGGAACGAGAAGCTATTACCTTCCATGGCGATGATCGCCAGCTTGCCATGGCGGCACCGGATGAACAGCTCGTTCCTGCGGGATACGTAATCCCGCCGGATGCTGCGGTAGACGGGATGGGGATGCATGGCCTGGATCCTGCCGGCGGCGAGTTCCACGGCCAGCCGTTCAGCCATAACTTCATTTATGGCTATTACAGGAGTGAGTTGATGTTCGTGGAGCCGATGGTGTCTCTGGGCTACCTTGAATCATTAGCGGATTCGACCACACCGGTCAAAAAGCCGCAGAGATACAGCTATCCGGCCTGGTATCCCGCGGCCTACCGGATCGGATTTGATCCGGGGAAAGGCGAATACACCATCGCGCTCCTGGAGTTGCAGAGATACGACTGA
- a CDS encoding MBL fold metallo-hydrolase: MSFRGLLLALLIIPGFVAAGSGIPEQLELTKVTDRVYSAIGATAPGTYENHGHNNNLSFIITEKGVVVFNGGDNYLLAKSFHNSIRSITDKDVKYVVNENAQGHSMLGNSYWRDQGVPIIAQNEAIAEFEHQGELKLASMQRRMKDKAEGTYVAAPDIGFDERYDLEMGDVTIELHYFGPGHAPGDIALWIPEEKLVITGDLGFHQRLLAVFEDTETGAWIESFDKMTEQLDPEIVIPGHGEPTTIDVVTKETRGYLVFLRNAVAEILEQGGGLDDAYNIDQSQWSYLDTFEELAGKNAGRVYQDLEFEYF, from the coding sequence ATGAGTTTTCGAGGACTGTTACTGGCGTTATTGATCATTCCCGGATTTGTCGCCGCAGGCAGTGGCATTCCCGAGCAACTGGAACTCACCAAGGTTACCGACCGGGTCTACTCGGCCATCGGTGCAACCGCGCCGGGCACCTACGAAAACCATGGCCACAACAACAACCTCAGCTTTATCATCACCGAAAAAGGTGTGGTGGTCTTCAACGGAGGTGACAACTATCTGCTCGCAAAATCCTTCCACAATTCCATTCGCAGCATCACCGACAAAGACGTCAAATACGTGGTGAATGAGAACGCCCAGGGCCATTCGATGCTGGGCAACAGCTACTGGCGCGACCAGGGGGTGCCAATCATCGCCCAGAATGAAGCGATTGCCGAATTCGAGCATCAGGGGGAGCTGAAACTGGCCTCCATGCAACGCCGAATGAAGGATAAGGCTGAAGGAACCTACGTTGCCGCGCCTGACATCGGCTTTGATGAGCGTTACGACCTGGAGATGGGGGACGTAACCATCGAACTGCACTATTTCGGCCCGGGCCATGCTCCGGGAGACATTGCGCTATGGATACCCGAGGAAAAGCTGGTAATCACCGGCGACCTGGGCTTCCATCAGCGCCTGCTGGCTGTGTTTGAGGATACCGAAACCGGCGCCTGGATCGAATCATTCGACAAGATGACCGAACAACTGGACCCGGAAATCGTCATTCCGGGGCATGGCGAGCCGACCACCATCGATGTGGTGACCAAGGAAACACGGGGCTATCTCGTCTTCCTGCGTAACGCCGTGGCCGAGATTCTGGAGCAGGGCGGTGGGCTGGACGATGCCTACAACATCGACCAGTCCCAGTGGTCCTATCTCGATACTTTCGAGGAACTGGCCGGCAAAAATGCCGGGCGGGTTTACCAGGATCTCGAGTTTGAGTACTTCTGA
- the dsbG gene encoding thiol:disulfide interchange protein DsbG, with product MILRSILKVLSPILLLPTMAVSASYPDAVQVLIDEGLKVEASFEAPGGLQGFVGRRNGHPVSLYLMPDGEHVIIGKMVDGFGQDLSANHLRNWLPKPDLTGAWDTLADAAWVSEGPSDARRIVYVFSDPNCGYCVAFREKAQPYLERGIELRHIMVGIIQPSSLAKAASVLGAENPVQKLEFHDSQFPRDWLESEENVPKDLREKVQSNNQLMETLSVTATPSVFYKDPDGEIRKIVGLPDDSALSEAVFRYPE from the coding sequence ATGATCCTACGAAGTATTCTGAAAGTTCTTTCCCCAATACTTCTGCTGCCCACGATGGCGGTATCCGCGAGTTACCCGGATGCCGTACAGGTCCTGATCGATGAGGGCCTGAAGGTCGAGGCCAGCTTTGAAGCGCCGGGTGGCCTTCAAGGTTTTGTCGGCCGGAGGAACGGACATCCGGTTTCGCTATACCTCATGCCGGATGGCGAGCATGTGATTATCGGCAAGATGGTGGACGGGTTTGGCCAGGATCTGAGTGCGAACCATCTCAGGAACTGGCTCCCGAAACCGGACCTGACCGGAGCCTGGGACACCCTGGCGGACGCCGCCTGGGTTTCGGAGGGACCCAGTGATGCCCGGCGCATCGTGTATGTCTTTTCCGATCCCAACTGCGGTTATTGCGTCGCGTTCCGGGAGAAGGCGCAGCCATATCTGGAGCGCGGTATCGAGCTGCGCCACATCATGGTCGGCATCATCCAGCCTTCCAGCCTGGCCAAGGCAGCCAGCGTACTTGGGGCGGAGAACCCGGTGCAGAAGCTTGAATTCCATGACAGCCAGTTCCCCAGGGACTGGCTGGAATCCGAAGAAAATGTGCCGAAAGACCTGAGGGAAAAGGTTCAGAGCAACAATCAATTGATGGAGACCCTGTCGGTGACAGCGACTCCATCGGTTTTCTACAAAGATCCGGACGGAGAAATACGCAAGATCGTCGGCCTGCCTGATGACTCGGCGTTATCCGAAGCGGTTTTCAGGTATCCGGAATAG
- a CDS encoding heme-binding protein, with translation MKTKLSKSLMFVSALAASGIAGAQGSDQPVMVEIKKLSMDTALTIAKTAIDTCREEGVQVSVTVVDRGGHPQVVLRDVLAMDLSLEVSYRKAYTAMTFTSPTSALEDRFTGPFSVGKVDNVLLSAGGVPIQASGETVGGVGVSGAPSGETDEMCAQAGVAAVEMDLEMASF, from the coding sequence ATGAAGACCAAGCTGTCAAAATCCCTGATGTTTGTCTCAGCCCTCGCCGCCAGTGGTATCGCCGGCGCTCAGGGCAGCGACCAGCCGGTCATGGTCGAGATCAAGAAACTGTCCATGGATACCGCCCTCACCATCGCAAAAACGGCTATTGATACATGCCGGGAGGAGGGCGTTCAGGTTTCGGTAACAGTGGTTGACCGCGGCGGGCATCCCCAGGTGGTGTTGCGGGATGTCCTGGCCATGGATCTGTCCCTTGAGGTCAGTTACCGCAAGGCGTACACGGCCATGACCTTCACCAGCCCGACGTCGGCACTTGAAGACCGCTTCACCGGCCCGTTCTCCGTCGGCAAGGTGGATAACGTCTTGCTCTCGGCCGGGGGCGTTCCTATCCAGGCGAGCGGTGAAACCGTCGGCGGTGTCGGCGTAAGTGGCGCACCTTCCGGGGAGACCGATGAGATGTGCGCCCAGGCCGGTGTCGCCGCTGTGGAAATGGACCTGGAAATGGCGTCCTTCTGA
- the soxB gene encoding thiosulfohydrolase SoxB produces MTISRRDFLMAMQAAAVAGLAPKLALAKGGEGLYDAPKFGNVRLLHLTDIHAQLSPVHFREPNVNLGIGANKGKVPHLVGQHFLDHFGVPLDSRRSHAFTYLNYTEAAQEYGKLGGFAHLKTLIDQLREQAGAGNSLLLDGGDLWQGSGTAYWTNGEDMVEASNRLGIDILTAHWEFTYPEEQIRKNLSAFKGEFVAQNVFLSDEAMFMGAEAYDEVSGRVFKPYTIRELGGKRVAIIGQAFPYTPIANPSYFIPDWRMGIRENEMQALVNEIRENEKVNAVVVLSHNGMDVDLKMASRVTGIDAILGGHTHDAVPQPTEVSNPGGKTLVSNAGTNGKYVAVLDLDIGNNGVRGYEYKLLPVFSDLIKPDPDMVNFIQEVRAPYMDKLGEKLAIADELLYRRGNFNGTMDQVICDAQRKVLDAQISLSPGFRWGTTVLPGEHITMDDVMNATAITYPETYVREMSGADLKLIMEDVADNLFNKDPYRQQGGDMVRVGGMDYTCDPTGSMNGRISDMRLDNGEPIEANKMYKVAGWATVNSRAPGRPIWDVVADYLRSEKTVKIDKFNTPKLKNVADNPGIADYAG; encoded by the coding sequence GTGACCATTTCCCGCAGAGACTTCCTTATGGCGATGCAGGCGGCAGCTGTAGCCGGGCTTGCCCCGAAACTTGCTTTGGCCAAAGGTGGCGAGGGACTGTACGACGCACCGAAGTTCGGCAATGTCCGACTGCTTCATCTCACCGATATTCACGCCCAGCTGTCACCGGTTCATTTCCGCGAACCCAACGTGAACCTGGGGATTGGGGCCAACAAAGGCAAGGTGCCGCATCTGGTGGGACAACACTTCCTGGATCATTTCGGCGTTCCTCTGGATAGCCGTCGATCCCATGCCTTTACCTATCTCAATTACACTGAAGCCGCGCAGGAATACGGCAAGCTGGGCGGCTTCGCGCACCTGAAAACCCTGATTGATCAACTCCGGGAACAGGCCGGTGCCGGCAACTCCCTGTTGCTTGACGGCGGTGACCTCTGGCAGGGCTCGGGCACAGCCTACTGGACCAACGGAGAGGATATGGTCGAAGCCAGTAACCGTCTTGGCATCGACATCCTGACCGCGCATTGGGAATTCACCTATCCGGAAGAGCAGATCCGCAAGAATCTCAGTGCCTTCAAGGGCGAATTTGTGGCCCAGAACGTTTTCCTCTCCGATGAAGCCATGTTCATGGGCGCAGAGGCCTATGACGAGGTCAGCGGCCGGGTATTCAAGCCATACACCATCCGCGAGCTCGGTGGTAAACGTGTTGCCATCATCGGGCAGGCCTTTCCCTATACACCGATTGCGAACCCGTCCTATTTCATTCCTGACTGGCGCATGGGCATTCGTGAGAACGAGATGCAGGCGCTGGTTAACGAAATCCGTGAGAACGAGAAGGTCAATGCAGTCGTGGTGCTCTCCCACAACGGCATGGACGTTGACCTGAAGATGGCCAGCCGCGTTACCGGCATCGATGCCATTCTGGGCGGCCATACCCACGATGCCGTGCCGCAGCCGACAGAAGTCAGCAATCCGGGCGGCAAAACGCTGGTCAGCAACGCCGGCACCAATGGCAAATACGTTGCGGTGCTGGACCTGGATATCGGCAATAACGGAGTTCGGGGCTATGAATACAAACTGCTGCCGGTTTTCTCCGATCTGATCAAGCCGGATCCCGACATGGTCAACTTTATCCAGGAAGTCCGCGCGCCATACATGGACAAGCTCGGAGAGAAGCTGGCCATCGCGGACGAGCTGCTTTATCGGCGGGGCAATTTCAACGGCACCATGGACCAGGTGATCTGTGATGCCCAACGCAAGGTGCTCGATGCCCAGATCTCACTATCGCCTGGCTTCCGTTGGGGCACCACGGTGTTGCCGGGGGAACACATCACCATGGACGACGTGATGAATGCCACCGCGATTACCTATCCCGAAACCTACGTTCGTGAGATGTCCGGCGCGGACCTGAAACTGATCATGGAAGACGTGGCCGATAACCTGTTCAACAAGGATCCGTATCGTCAGCAGGGTGGCGACATGGTCCGTGTGGGCGGTATGGATTACACCTGTGATCCCACCGGCTCCATGAACGGCCGTATCTCGGATATGCGTCTGGACAATGGCGAGCCCATTGAAGCAAACAAGATGTACAAGGTTGCTGGCTGGGCCACCGTAAACTCACGGGCACCGGGCCGGCCGATCTGGGATGTGGTGGCCGATTATCTGCGGTCGGAGAAGACCGTGAAGATCGACAAGTTCAACACACCGAAACTGAAGAACGTGGCGGATAATCCGGGGATTGCAGATTACGCAGGGTGA
- the soxA gene encoding sulfur oxidation c-type cytochrome SoxA: MLKAKVILVALGAALAVPQALAGATPEEDRKETVEYFKQMFPDVPFEEFVNGQYALNDDRRKQWESMQDFPPYEFAVAEGQEMFETPFANGKTYASCFENGGIGIRQNYPYFDTEKNEVITLELAINRCREANGEEPLKWKKGAIASISAYMASTSQGKPINIKVPDDPDALAAYQDGKEFYYSRRGQLNFSCASCHVQNPGKWIRADFLSPTVGQPANFPVHRSKWGELGTLHRRFAGCNNNVRAEPLPAQSEEYRNLEYFLTYMSNGLPVVGPATRP, encoded by the coding sequence ATGCTTAAAGCGAAAGTCATTCTGGTCGCTCTCGGGGCGGCGCTCGCGGTGCCCCAGGCACTGGCGGGAGCGACACCTGAAGAAGACCGGAAAGAAACGGTTGAATACTTCAAGCAGATGTTCCCGGATGTGCCATTCGAGGAATTCGTGAACGGCCAGTACGCGCTGAACGACGACCGCCGCAAACAGTGGGAATCCATGCAGGATTTTCCTCCATACGAGTTTGCGGTGGCCGAAGGTCAGGAGATGTTCGAAACGCCGTTTGCCAATGGCAAGACCTACGCCAGCTGTTTTGAAAACGGTGGCATCGGGATTCGACAGAACTATCCCTATTTCGACACAGAAAAGAACGAGGTGATCACGCTTGAGCTCGCCATAAACCGCTGCCGTGAGGCCAATGGTGAGGAGCCCCTGAAATGGAAGAAGGGGGCCATCGCGTCAATTTCCGCTTATATGGCATCCACCTCCCAGGGCAAACCCATCAATATCAAAGTGCCGGACGACCCTGATGCACTGGCTGCCTACCAGGATGGCAAGGAGTTCTACTACAGCCGGCGGGGGCAACTGAATTTCTCCTGCGCAAGCTGTCATGTGCAGAACCCCGGCAAATGGATCCGGGCGGATTTCCTGTCTCCAACCGTGGGACAACCGGCAAACTTCCCGGTACATCGATCCAAATGGGGTGAGCTGGGCACGCTGCATCGCCGCTTCGCGGGATGTAACAACAACGTTCGGGCGGAACCGTTGCCGGCACAGAGTGAGGAATACCGTAATCTCGAATATTTCCTGACCTACATGAGCAATGGTCTTCCAGTCGTCGGCCCGGCGACACGGCCATAG
- the soxZ gene encoding thiosulfate oxidation carrier complex protein SoxZ: MASSIRVRAVENNGVTSLKALVRHPMDSGFVKDSAGNVIPAHFIKVLTISHNGKNVFVANWGPAVSKDPFLECRFKGAKKGDELTISWIDNEGASDSTTATIA; this comes from the coding sequence ATGGCGTCCAGTATCAGAGTACGTGCAGTAGAAAACAACGGTGTTACATCACTGAAAGCCTTGGTTCGACACCCCATGGATTCCGGCTTTGTGAAGGATTCCGCAGGTAATGTCATTCCTGCCCACTTCATCAAGGTTCTGACCATTTCCCATAACGGCAAGAACGTGTTTGTTGCCAACTGGGGTCCGGCGGTATCCAAGGATCCGTTCCTGGAGTGTCGATTCAAAGGAGCCAAGAAGGGTGACGAGCTCACCATCAGCTGGATCGATAACGAGGGCGCAAGCGATTCAACCACCGCAACGATCGCCTGA
- the soxY gene encoding thiosulfate oxidation carrier protein SoxY yields the protein MTDQRRRGFLKGMLGVSVAGFALGSGIVPLRVEAATAPDASDWPEKAFKTPGVDETIAELYGMEATESDQITMDLPTIAQNGAVVPVSVETSLPNVTGIALLVAKNPNALAAYFDIPEGTLPFVSNRLKMAETTDVVAVVISDGKAYKATQNVKVTVGGCGG from the coding sequence GTGACTGACCAAAGGCGAAGAGGCTTTTTGAAGGGGATGCTGGGTGTGAGCGTTGCCGGCTTTGCACTGGGTTCCGGCATTGTGCCACTGCGAGTAGAGGCCGCGACCGCCCCCGATGCATCTGATTGGCCGGAGAAGGCGTTCAAGACCCCCGGCGTGGATGAAACCATTGCTGAGCTCTACGGCATGGAGGCGACTGAATCTGACCAGATCACCATGGATCTGCCAACCATCGCGCAGAACGGTGCCGTGGTACCGGTAAGCGTTGAAACCTCACTCCCGAATGTGACTGGTATCGCGCTGCTGGTAGCCAAGAACCCGAACGCTCTGGCGGCCTATTTTGACATTCCTGAGGGCACCCTGCCGTTTGTATCAAATCGCCTGAAAATGGCGGAGACGACAGATGTGGTAGCGGTCGTGATTTCTGATGGCAAAGCCTACAAGGCCACCCAGAACGTGAAAGTCACCGTTGGCGGCTGCGGCGGCTAA
- the soxX gene encoding sulfur oxidation c-type cytochrome SoxX produces the protein MRKGLISVCLTTLALSATAPVFAEPTQADIDRGKELAYSRKDGNCLACHKMDDGKLTGNIGPELADMKARFPDRELLFKRIWDETQFNPMTVMPPFGRHMILSKQEINRIIDYLYTL, from the coding sequence ATGCGAAAAGGGTTAATTTCCGTGTGCTTGACCACACTCGCACTGAGCGCCACAGCGCCGGTGTTTGCCGAACCGACCCAGGCTGATATCGACCGGGGCAAAGAACTCGCATACAGCCGGAAGGACGGTAACTGCCTGGCCTGCCACAAAATGGATGACGGCAAATTGACCGGGAATATAGGTCCTGAACTTGCCGACATGAAAGCTCGTTTCCCCGACCGGGAACTGCTGTTCAAACGCATCTGGGACGAAACCCAGTTCAACCCGATGACGGTGATGCCGCCATTCGGACGACACATGATCCTGAGCAAACAAGAAATCAATCGGATCATCGATTACCTGTACACGCTTTAA
- a CDS encoding cytochrome c, whose translation MFSFHKKPRLLASACCGVILASMPILGAAEPAGHYGYGEPATDEQIAAWDIDVRPDGKGLPDGSGTVDEGMAVYETHCSSCHGAFGEGMGRYPKLAGGEGSLTEDRPEKTVGSYWPYASTLWDYIHRAMPFFAPQSLTDDQVYALTAYVLNLNYIVEADFVANKETLPQVEMPNHDGFTWEDPRPVVNNERCMENCKEEVTVSDSAAGKNLTPSTTGPLDEGITE comes from the coding sequence ATGTTCAGCTTTCATAAAAAACCACGCCTGCTCGCCAGCGCCTGTTGCGGTGTGATCCTGGCATCCATGCCCATCCTTGGTGCGGCCGAGCCGGCCGGCCATTACGGGTACGGTGAGCCCGCGACCGATGAACAGATTGCAGCCTGGGATATCGATGTGCGTCCTGATGGCAAAGGTCTGCCCGATGGCAGTGGTACGGTCGACGAGGGCATGGCCGTCTACGAGACGCATTGCTCCTCCTGCCACGGTGCCTTCGGCGAAGGTATGGGGCGCTACCCGAAACTCGCAGGCGGGGAGGGCAGCCTCACCGAGGACCGTCCGGAGAAAACCGTGGGGAGTTACTGGCCTTATGCCTCCACGCTCTGGGATTACATCCACCGGGCCATGCCGTTCTTCGCGCCGCAATCCCTGACGGATGACCAAGTGTATGCACTGACGGCTTATGTCCTGAATCTCAATTACATCGTAGAAGCCGACTTCGTGGCCAACAAGGAGACACTGCCGCAGGTCGAGATGCCCAATCACGATGGGTTCACCTGGGAAGACCCGCGACCGGTGGTGAATAACGAACGTTGCATGGAAAACTGCAAAGAGGAGGTCACCGTTTCTGACTCCGCTGCGGGCAAAAACCTGACACCAAGCACAACTGGCCCCCTCGACGAGGGGATTACAGAATAA
- the soxC gene encoding sulfite dehydrogenase: MLGKLRRLNQDASKIALEESERLPSEERRRFLRSGLFTAGGAMVGGALAGIAPKALASTQYPPEIPPWTRSLGPGVVTDPYGVPSPFEKDVIRRNVPWLTADKVSSISFTPLQHLKGIITPNGLFFERHHAGRPEIDPQQHRLMIHGLVDRPIILSMEDLQRFPSVSQINFIECPANGGMEWRGAQLNSLQFLHGMVSCAEWTGVRLSTLLQEVGIKPEGKWLLAEGADGAAMTRSIPLEKALDDVIVAYAQNGEALRREQGYPIRLVVPGWEGNTHVKWLRRLEVGDKPWMQREETSKYTDLMPDGTAHGFTWVMEAKSVITSPCPEMPLTNKGVCQIEGLAWSGRGKVKAVDVSVDGGQNWQQAQLREPVMSKSLTRFSLEWKWDGNPALLQSRVIDETGYVQPTLAQLKQARGTNSIYHKNAIQTWKVNGDGSVVNVQLS, translated from the coding sequence ATGCTCGGCAAACTCCGCCGACTCAACCAGGATGCGTCCAAAATAGCCCTGGAAGAGTCAGAACGCTTACCCTCAGAAGAACGCAGACGTTTTCTCAGAAGCGGACTGTTCACCGCAGGCGGTGCCATGGTTGGAGGTGCTCTCGCAGGCATCGCCCCGAAGGCACTCGCTTCGACACAGTATCCGCCCGAGATTCCGCCGTGGACCCGATCTCTCGGGCCAGGGGTGGTCACCGATCCTTATGGTGTTCCATCTCCGTTCGAGAAAGATGTCATACGCCGGAACGTACCCTGGCTAACGGCAGATAAAGTTTCTTCCATCAGCTTTACCCCGCTCCAGCATCTGAAAGGCATCATTACTCCCAACGGCCTTTTCTTCGAACGGCACCACGCCGGTCGGCCGGAAATTGACCCTCAGCAACATCGCCTGATGATTCATGGTCTTGTCGACCGGCCGATCATCCTCTCCATGGAAGATCTGCAGCGATTCCCCAGTGTTTCCCAGATCAACTTCATCGAGTGCCCCGCCAATGGCGGCATGGAATGGCGTGGAGCTCAGCTCAATTCGCTCCAGTTCCTGCACGGCATGGTGAGCTGCGCGGAGTGGACCGGTGTCCGGCTCTCCACACTGCTCCAGGAGGTTGGAATCAAGCCGGAAGGCAAATGGCTGCTCGCCGAAGGTGCTGATGGTGCCGCCATGACCCGCAGCATTCCTCTGGAGAAGGCTCTTGACGACGTTATTGTCGCCTATGCCCAGAACGGTGAGGCATTGCGACGGGAACAGGGCTACCCCATTCGCCTGGTTGTGCCGGGCTGGGAAGGTAACACCCATGTGAAATGGCTGCGCCGGCTGGAAGTGGGGGACAAGCCCTGGATGCAACGGGAGGAAACGTCCAAGTACACGGACCTGATGCCCGACGGCACGGCCCATGGCTTCACCTGGGTCATGGAAGCCAAATCGGTAATCACCTCGCCATGCCCTGAAATGCCATTGACGAACAAGGGTGTTTGTCAGATTGAAGGTCTCGCCTGGAGCGGCCGCGGCAAGGTGAAAGCTGTCGACGTTTCCGTTGACGGCGGCCAGAACTGGCAGCAGGCGCAACTGCGCGAGCCGGTCATGTCCAAATCCCTGACCCGGTTCTCCCTGGAATGGAAGTGGGATGGTAATCCCGCACTGCTGCAGTCCCGGGTTATTGACGAGACCGGTTATGTTCAGCCGACCCTGGCTCAGCTCAAACAGGCTCGCGGCACCAACTCGATCTATCACAAGAACGCGATCCAGACCTGGAAAGTCAACGGAGACGGGAGTGTGGTCAATGTTCAGCTTTCATAA